Proteins encoded in a region of the Streptomyces sp. NBC_00258 genome:
- the shc gene encoding squalene--hopene cyclase — translation MTATTDGSTGALPPRAAAASETTEVTTPEAAGTVDTRDAARHAILRATDFLLSTQDAQGWWKGDLETNVTMDAEDLLLRQFLGIRDEATTRAAGLFIRGEQREDGTWASFYGGPGELSTTIEAYVALRLAGDAPDEPHMARASAWIRERGGIASARVFTRIWLALFGWWKWDDLPELPPELIYFPKWVPLNIYDFGCWARQTIVPLTVVSAKRPVRPAPFPLDELHTDAGNPNPVKPLAPVGSWDGVFQRLDKALHTYRKVAPRRLRRAAMNTAARWIIERQENDGCWGGIQPPAVYSIIALHLLGYDLEHPVMREGLASLDRFTVWREDGARMIEACQSPVWDTCLATIALADAGVPADHPQLVKAADWMLGEEIVRPGDWAVKRPHLPPGGWAFEFHNDNYPDIDDTAEVVLALRRVKHHDPERVDRAIGRGVRWNLGMQSRNGAWGAFDVDNTSPFPNRLPFCDFGEVIDPPSADVTAHVVEMLAVEGLSHDPRTRRGIEWLLAEQEANGSWFGRWGVNYVYGTGSVVPALVAAGLPGSHPAIRRAVAWLETVQNDDGGWGEDLRSYHDVAEWSGRGASTASQTAWALLALLAAGERDSKAAERGVAWLAETQLADGSWDEPYFTGTGFPWDFSINYHLYRQVFPLTALGRYVNGEAFADRQGSFGRAS, via the coding sequence ATGACAGCGACGACCGACGGAAGCACCGGGGCCCTGCCGCCCCGGGCAGCCGCGGCCAGCGAAACCACAGAAGTCACGACTCCCGAGGCGGCCGGGACAGTCGACACCCGAGATGCCGCCCGGCACGCGATACTGCGCGCCACCGACTTCCTGCTCTCCACGCAGGACGCCCAGGGCTGGTGGAAGGGCGACCTCGAGACCAACGTCACGATGGACGCCGAAGACCTGCTGCTGCGCCAGTTCCTGGGCATCCGCGACGAGGCGACCACCCGTGCCGCCGGCCTCTTCATCCGCGGCGAGCAGCGCGAGGACGGCACCTGGGCCAGTTTCTACGGCGGACCGGGCGAACTCTCCACCACCATCGAGGCGTACGTCGCGCTGCGGCTGGCCGGTGACGCGCCCGACGAGCCGCACATGGCGAGGGCGTCCGCGTGGATCCGTGAGCGGGGCGGCATCGCCTCGGCCCGGGTGTTCACCCGGATCTGGCTCGCCCTGTTCGGCTGGTGGAAGTGGGACGACCTGCCCGAACTCCCGCCGGAACTCATCTACTTCCCCAAGTGGGTGCCGCTCAACATCTACGACTTCGGCTGCTGGGCGCGGCAGACCATCGTGCCGCTCACCGTCGTCTCGGCGAAGCGTCCGGTACGGCCCGCGCCGTTCCCGCTCGACGAGCTGCACACCGACGCGGGCAATCCGAACCCGGTCAAGCCCCTTGCCCCCGTGGGGAGTTGGGACGGGGTCTTCCAGCGGCTCGACAAGGCCCTGCACACCTACCGCAAGGTCGCGCCGCGCCGACTCCGCAGGGCCGCGATGAACACCGCCGCCCGCTGGATCATCGAGCGGCAGGAGAACGACGGCTGCTGGGGAGGCATCCAGCCGCCCGCCGTGTACTCGATCATCGCGCTGCACCTGCTGGGCTACGACCTCGAACACCCGGTGATGCGCGAGGGGTTGGCATCCCTCGACCGGTTCACCGTCTGGCGCGAGGACGGGGCCCGGATGATCGAGGCGTGCCAGTCGCCGGTGTGGGACACCTGCCTCGCGACCATCGCGCTCGCCGACGCGGGCGTGCCCGCCGACCATCCGCAGCTGGTGAAGGCCGCGGACTGGATGCTCGGAGAGGAGATCGTCCGCCCGGGGGACTGGGCGGTCAAGCGGCCCCATCTGCCACCGGGCGGCTGGGCGTTCGAGTTCCACAACGACAACTACCCCGACATCGACGACACCGCGGAGGTCGTCCTCGCGCTGCGCCGCGTCAAGCACCACGACCCGGAGCGCGTCGACAGGGCCATCGGACGCGGGGTGCGCTGGAACCTCGGCATGCAGTCGAGGAACGGCGCGTGGGGCGCCTTCGACGTCGACAACACCAGCCCCTTCCCCAACCGGCTGCCGTTCTGCGACTTCGGCGAGGTCATCGACCCGCCGTCCGCCGACGTCACCGCGCACGTCGTGGAGATGCTCGCGGTCGAGGGACTCTCCCACGACCCGCGCACCCGCCGCGGCATCGAGTGGCTGCTCGCCGAACAGGAGGCGAACGGCTCCTGGTTCGGCCGCTGGGGCGTCAACTACGTATACGGAACCGGGTCGGTGGTGCCCGCGCTGGTCGCCGCCGGACTGCCCGGATCGCATCCCGCGATCCGCCGGGCCGTGGCGTGGCTGGAGACCGTACAGAACGACGACGGCGGCTGGGGCGAGGACCTGCGCTCCTACCACGACGTCGCCGAGTGGAGCGGGCGCGGCGCCTCGACCGCCTCCCAGACCGCATGGGCGCTGCTGGCGCTGCTCGCGGCCGGGGAGCGCGACTCCAAGGCCGCCGAGCGCGGTGTCGCGTGGCTCGCGGAGACCCAGCTGGCGGACGGCTCCTGGGACGAGCCGTACTTCACCGGTACGGGGTTCCCGTGGGACTTCTCGATCAACTACCACCTCTACCGGCAGGTCTTCCCGCTCACCGCGCTCGGCCGGTACGTCAACGGCGAAGCGTTCGCCGACCGGCAGGGCTCCTTCGGCAGGGCGAGCTGA
- a CDS encoding polyprenyl synthetase family protein, whose protein sequence is MTLGLSAAGPRTPRITTRGETVPTVPPASTAADAVDVTALLERGRTLATPVLRAAINRLAPPMDTVAAYHFGWIDAEGNPAEGDGGKAVRPALAVMSAEAAGAAPEVGVPGAVAVELVHNFSLLHDDLMDGDEQRRHRDTVWKVHGPAQAILVGDALFALANELLLELGTVEAGRATRRLTTATRALIDGQAQDISYEHRDRVSVEECLEMEGNKTGALLACACSIGAVLGGADDVTADTLEKYGYHLGLAFQAVDDLLGIWGDPVATGKQTWSDLRQRKKSLPVVAALAAGGPASERLGELLAEDAKSSDFENFSEEEFAVRAALIEEAGGREWTAQEARRQHTIAIEALDTILMPDHVRAQFVELADFVVVRKR, encoded by the coding sequence GTGACGCTCGGACTGAGCGCGGCGGGCCCCCGCACCCCCCGTATCACCACAAGAGGAGAGACTGTGCCCACTGTGCCCCCGGCATCGACGGCTGCCGACGCGGTGGACGTGACCGCGCTCCTGGAGCGCGGCCGGACCCTGGCCACTCCGGTACTGAGGGCGGCCATCAACCGCCTCGCCCCTCCGATGGACACTGTCGCCGCCTACCACTTCGGCTGGATCGACGCCGAGGGCAACCCCGCGGAGGGGGACGGCGGCAAGGCCGTACGTCCCGCCCTCGCCGTCATGTCCGCCGAGGCCGCCGGTGCGGCCCCCGAGGTGGGCGTGCCGGGTGCGGTCGCCGTTGAACTGGTGCACAACTTCTCGCTCCTGCACGACGACCTGATGGACGGCGACGAGCAGCGCCGCCACCGTGACACCGTCTGGAAGGTGCACGGCCCCGCCCAGGCCATCCTCGTCGGCGACGCCCTGTTCGCGCTGGCCAACGAGCTGCTCCTGGAGCTCGGCACGGTCGAGGCGGGCCGTGCCACGCGTCGCCTGACCACCGCCACCCGTGCCCTGATCGACGGCCAGGCGCAGGACATCTCCTACGAGCACCGCGACCGGGTCAGCGTCGAGGAGTGCCTGGAGATGGAGGGCAACAAGACGGGCGCCCTGCTCGCCTGCGCCTGCTCCATCGGCGCGGTCCTCGGCGGCGCCGACGACGTCACCGCCGACACTCTGGAGAAGTACGGCTACCACCTCGGCCTCGCCTTCCAGGCCGTCGACGACCTGCTCGGCATCTGGGGCGACCCGGTGGCCACCGGCAAGCAGACCTGGAGCGACCTGCGCCAGCGCAAGAAGTCCCTGCCGGTCGTGGCCGCCCTCGCGGCGGGCGGCCCGGCCTCCGAGCGCCTCGGCGAACTGCTCGCCGAGGACGCCAAGAGCAGCGACTTCGAGAACTTCTCCGAGGAGGAGTTCGCCGTGCGCGCCGCGCTCATCGAGGAGGCGGGCGGCCGCGAGTGGACCGCCCAGGAGGCGCGCCGCCAGCACACCATCGCCATCGAGGCGCTCGACACGATCCTCATGCCTGACCACGTACGGGCCCAGTTCGTGGAGCTCGCCGACTTCGTCGTCGTACGAAAGAGATGA
- the hpnE gene encoding hydroxysqualene dehydroxylase HpnE — protein MNDTTQDEGLDADPQGRPATAVVVGGGLAGITTALALADSGVRVTLVEGRPRLGGLAFSFQRGALTVDNGQHVYLRCCTAYRWFLDRVDGAELAPLQDRLDVPVLDAEAKPGRRLGRIGRTALPVPLHLAKSLATYPHLSLAERARVGRAALALKGLDLADPALDAQNFGTWLAAHGQSERAIEALWDLVGVATLNAVAGDASLGLAAMVFKTGLLSDPGAADIGWARVPLGELHDRLARKALDSAGVRTELRTRVTSISQHGNGRWSVQVPGETLDADAVVLAVPQREAHDLLPDSALDAPEQLLDIGTAPILNIHVVYDRKVLSRPFFAALGSPVQWVFDRTEASGLSDGQYLALSQSAAQDEIDEPVSALRERYLPELERLLPGTRGAEVRDFFVTRERTATFAPTPGVGRLRPGARTKAPGLYLAGAWTATGWPATMESAVRSGVSAADAALSALGRPRDHLFELFEEAA, from the coding sequence ATGAACGACACGACGCAGGACGAGGGGCTCGACGCGGATCCGCAGGGCCGCCCGGCGACGGCCGTGGTGGTCGGCGGGGGGCTCGCCGGAATCACCACCGCGCTCGCGCTCGCCGACTCCGGGGTGCGCGTGACGCTGGTGGAAGGCAGGCCGCGCCTCGGCGGGCTGGCCTTCTCCTTCCAGCGCGGCGCCCTCACCGTGGACAACGGCCAGCATGTGTATCTGCGCTGCTGCACGGCGTACCGCTGGTTCCTCGACCGCGTCGACGGAGCCGAGCTGGCTCCCCTGCAGGACCGTCTCGACGTGCCCGTTCTCGACGCCGAGGCGAAACCCGGACGCAGACTCGGCAGAATCGGCCGCACGGCGCTGCCCGTACCACTGCATCTGGCGAAAAGCCTCGCGACCTATCCCCATCTGTCGCTCGCCGAGCGCGCCAGAGTAGGACGTGCCGCGCTGGCCCTGAAGGGCCTCGACCTCGCGGATCCGGCGCTCGACGCGCAGAACTTCGGCACGTGGCTGGCCGCGCACGGTCAGTCGGAGCGTGCCATCGAGGCACTGTGGGACCTGGTGGGGGTCGCCACCCTCAACGCGGTGGCCGGCGACGCTTCGCTCGGGCTCGCCGCGATGGTGTTCAAGACCGGTCTGCTGTCCGATCCGGGCGCGGCCGACATCGGCTGGGCACGCGTCCCGCTGGGTGAACTGCACGACCGGCTGGCCCGCAAGGCGCTCGACTCCGCGGGCGTCCGTACCGAACTCCGGACACGGGTCACCTCCATCTCCCAACACGGGAACGGGCGTTGGAGCGTTCAGGTTCCCGGCGAGACGCTCGACGCCGACGCGGTCGTGCTGGCCGTACCGCAGCGCGAGGCCCACGATCTGCTGCCCGACAGCGCCCTCGACGCCCCTGAGCAGCTCCTCGACATCGGTACGGCGCCGATCCTCAACATCCACGTCGTGTACGACCGCAAGGTGCTCAGCCGGCCGTTCTTCGCCGCGCTCGGCTCGCCGGTGCAGTGGGTCTTCGACCGGACCGAGGCGTCCGGGCTCTCGGACGGTCAGTACCTCGCGCTGTCGCAGTCGGCCGCGCAGGACGAGATCGACGAACCCGTCTCGGCACTGCGTGAGCGGTATCTGCCGGAGCTGGAGCGGCTGCTGCCCGGCACCCGCGGCGCCGAGGTCCGGGACTTCTTCGTGACCAGGGAGCGTACGGCGACGTTCGCTCCGACCCCCGGCGTCGGACGGCTGCGGCCCGGCGCCCGCACCAAGGCACCCGGCCTCTACCTGGCCGGCGCGTGGACCGCCACAGGGTGGCCCGCGACCATGGAGAGTGCGGTCCGCAGTGGCGTGAGTGCGGCGGACGCCGCGCTGAGCGCCCTGGGCCGGCCCCGCGATCACCTCTTCGAGCTCTTCGAGGAGGCGGCGTGA
- a CDS encoding DUF6380 family protein gives MDTLGQDDASPGKRRATLRSGSASLTSTADRALFDQHGQASGEGAR, from the coding sequence ATGGACACTTTGGGCCAAGATGACGCAAGTCCAGGGAAACGGCGCGCAACCCTCCGGTCGGGGAGCGCGTCCCTGACTTCAACGGCCGACCGTGCACTGTTCGATCAGCACGGCCAGGCCTCGGGGGAAGGTGCACGATGA
- the hpnD gene encoding presqualene diphosphate synthase HpnD, giving the protein MSAPVLAAYSYCEAITGQQARNFAYGIRLLPTPKRRAMSALYAFSRRVDDIGDGTLAPDVKAARLEDTRALLARVRDRSVDEDDTDPVAVALSHTADHFPVPLDGLDELIDGVLMDVRGETYETWDDLKIYCRCVAGAIGRLSLGVFGTEPGARGAERAPEYADTLGLALQLTNILRDVREDAEDGRTYLPADDLAKFGCSAGFDGAHPPAGSDFAGLVHFEVRRARALFAEGYRLLPMLDRRSGACVAAMAGIYRRLLDRIEREPEAVLRGRVSLPGREKAYVAVRGLSGLDARHVSRRTIRRRA; this is encoded by the coding sequence ATGTCCGCACCGGTACTCGCCGCATACAGCTACTGCGAGGCGATCACCGGGCAGCAGGCCCGCAATTTCGCGTACGGCATCAGACTGCTGCCGACGCCCAAGCGCCGCGCCATGTCGGCGCTGTACGCGTTCTCGCGCCGCGTCGACGACATCGGGGACGGCACGCTCGCTCCCGACGTCAAGGCCGCGCGCCTCGAAGACACCCGGGCGCTGCTCGCCCGGGTCCGCGACCGCTCCGTGGACGAGGACGACACCGACCCGGTCGCGGTCGCCCTCAGCCACACGGCCGACCACTTCCCGGTCCCGCTCGACGGCCTCGACGAACTGATCGACGGCGTCCTCATGGACGTCCGCGGCGAGACCTACGAGACCTGGGACGACCTCAAGATCTACTGCCGCTGCGTGGCAGGGGCCATCGGCCGGCTCTCGCTCGGTGTGTTCGGTACGGAACCGGGGGCGCGCGGCGCCGAGCGGGCGCCCGAGTACGCCGACACGCTCGGGCTCGCGCTGCAACTCACCAACATCCTCAGGGACGTTCGCGAGGACGCCGAGGACGGGCGGACCTATCTGCCCGCGGACGACCTGGCGAAATTCGGCTGCTCGGCCGGCTTCGACGGAGCGCATCCACCGGCCGGCTCCGACTTCGCGGGCCTCGTCCACTTCGAAGTGCGACGGGCCCGCGCGCTTTTCGCGGAGGGTTACCGGCTGCTGCCCATGCTGGACCGGCGCAGCGGCGCCTGCGTCGCCGCCATGGCAGGCATCTACCGCCGCCTTCTCGACCGCATCGAGCGCGAGCCGGAGGCCGTCCTGCGCGGCCGCGTCTCGCTGCCCGGCCGCGAGAAGGCGTACGTCGCCGTGCGGGGCCTTTCCGGTCTCGACGCCCGGCACGTCTCGCGCCGAACCATCAGGAGGCGCGCTTGA
- the hpnC gene encoding squalene synthase HpnC, which produces MTPAGTARAGDPERSTLDKAADENFPVAPFFLPRAWRADLMAVYGFARLVDDIGDGDLAPGGADARLLGVSPEEAGDRLLLLDAFEADLRRVFDATPRHPLLRRLQPTVRRAGLTPEPFLGLIAANRQDQLVKRYETYDDLVSYCELSANPVGRLVLSVTGTSTPERVRRSDAVCTALQIVEHLQDVAEDLGRDRIYLPAEDMKRFHVQEADLVAATAGASVRALVAYEAERARNLLNEGTPLVGSVHGRLRLLLAGFVAGGRAAIRAIAAAEYDVLSGPPKPGKIQLLREVGVTLRGEG; this is translated from the coding sequence GTGACGCCAGCCGGGACGGCGCGCGCCGGTGACCCGGAGCGCAGCACCCTGGACAAGGCCGCGGACGAGAACTTCCCCGTGGCACCGTTCTTCCTGCCCAGGGCCTGGCGTGCCGACCTGATGGCCGTGTACGGCTTCGCCCGCCTGGTCGACGACATCGGCGACGGCGACCTGGCCCCCGGCGGTGCCGACGCCCGCCTCCTGGGCGTGTCCCCCGAGGAGGCCGGGGACCGGCTGCTCCTCCTCGACGCATTCGAGGCCGACCTCCGCAGGGTCTTCGACGCGACCCCGCGCCATCCGCTCCTGCGCCGCCTCCAGCCGACGGTCCGCCGCGCCGGCCTCACCCCCGAGCCCTTCCTCGGCCTGATCGCGGCGAACCGCCAGGACCAGCTCGTCAAGCGGTACGAGACCTACGACGACCTCGTCTCCTACTGCGAACTGTCCGCGAACCCGGTCGGCCGACTGGTCCTCTCGGTCACCGGCACCTCGACCCCCGAGCGGGTCCGCCGCTCCGACGCCGTCTGCACGGCGCTGCAGATCGTCGAGCATCTCCAGGACGTGGCCGAGGATCTGGGCCGCGACCGTATCTATCTGCCCGCCGAGGACATGAAGCGCTTTCATGTCCAGGAGGCGGATCTCGTGGCGGCCACGGCAGGCGCATCGGTGCGCGCACTGGTTGCATACGAAGCAGAACGCGCCCGGAACCTCCTGAATGAAGGCACCCCCCTCGTGGGTAGCGTCCACGGCAGGCTGAGGCTGCTGCTCGCGGGCTTCGTTGCAGGAGGAAGGGCGGCAATCCGTGCGATTGCCGCCGCCGAATACGACGTACTTTCCGGCCCGCCCAAGCCCGGCAAGATCCAGTTGCTGCGCGAGGTGGGAGTGACTCTGCGAGGAGAGGGGTGA
- a CDS encoding ABC transporter ATP-binding protein: protein MAEENTGGQIPTVIADELHIVYRVNGAKTGKGSATAALSRIIKRGEDRGVRKVHAVRGVSFKAYRGEAIGLIGSNGSGKSTLLRAIAGLLPAEKGHVYTDGQPSLLGVNAALMNDLTGERNVILGGLAMGMSREQVRERYQDIVDFSGINEKGDFITLPMRTYSSGMAARLRFSIAAAKDHDVLMIDEALATGDRSFQKRSEARIRELRKSAGTVFLVSHNNKSIRDTCDRVLWLERGELRLDGPTDEVIKEYEKFTGK, encoded by the coding sequence GTGGCTGAGGAAAACACCGGGGGCCAGATCCCCACCGTCATCGCGGACGAGTTGCACATCGTCTACCGGGTCAACGGCGCCAAGACCGGCAAGGGCAGCGCCACCGCGGCACTCAGCCGCATAATCAAGCGCGGCGAGGACCGTGGCGTCCGCAAGGTGCACGCCGTCCGCGGTGTCTCCTTCAAGGCCTACCGGGGCGAGGCCATCGGCCTGATCGGCTCCAACGGCTCCGGCAAGTCCACCCTGCTGCGGGCCATCGCGGGACTGCTCCCCGCCGAGAAGGGGCACGTCTACACCGACGGCCAGCCCTCGCTCCTCGGCGTCAACGCGGCCCTGATGAACGACCTCACGGGCGAGCGGAACGTCATCCTCGGCGGGCTCGCCATGGGTATGTCCCGCGAGCAGGTCCGGGAGCGCTACCAGGACATCGTCGACTTCTCGGGCATCAACGAGAAGGGCGACTTCATCACCCTGCCCATGCGCACCTACTCCTCCGGCATGGCCGCCCGGCTGCGCTTCTCCATCGCGGCGGCCAAGGACCACGACGTCCTGATGATCGACGAGGCCCTGGCGACCGGCGACCGCTCCTTCCAGAAGCGCTCCGAGGCCCGCATCCGCGAGCTGCGCAAGAGCGCGGGCACGGTCTTCCTCGTCAGCCACAACAACAAGTCGATCCGTGACACCTGCGACCGCGTCCTGTGGCTGGAGCGCGGCGAGCTGCGCCTGGACGGCCCGACCGACGAGGTCATCAAGGAGTACGAGAAGTTCACGGGCAAGTAG
- a CDS encoding ABC transporter permease yields the protein MSETTHDGGVAVSAPPSPDEGLSAADLAAKYGLAVSGARPGLVEYVRQLWGRRHFILAFSQAKLTAQYSQAKLGQLWQVATPLLNALVYFLIFGLILGADRGMPQEVYIPFLVTGVFVFTFTQSSVMAGVRAISGNLGLVRALHFPRAALPISFSLQQLQQLLFSMIVLFVVAVGFGSYPGLSWLLILPVLALQFLFNTGLAMIVARMGAKTPDLAQLMPFVMRTWMYASGVMFSIPVMLEKHPAWIADILQWNPAAIYMDLMRFALIDGYGSENLPPHVWAVSAGWALLVAVGGFVYFWKAEERYGRG from the coding sequence GTGAGTGAGACAACGCATGACGGCGGTGTCGCGGTGAGCGCCCCTCCGTCGCCCGATGAAGGGCTCTCCGCGGCGGACCTCGCCGCCAAGTACGGGCTCGCCGTCAGCGGCGCCCGGCCCGGGCTCGTCGAGTACGTCCGCCAGCTCTGGGGACGGCGTCACTTCATCCTCGCCTTCTCGCAGGCGAAGCTGACCGCCCAGTACAGCCAGGCCAAGCTCGGCCAGCTCTGGCAGGTGGCCACCCCGCTGCTGAACGCACTCGTCTACTTCCTGATCTTCGGCTTGATCCTGGGCGCCGACCGCGGCATGCCCCAGGAGGTCTACATCCCGTTCCTGGTGACGGGGGTCTTCGTCTTCACCTTCACCCAGAGCTCGGTGATGGCGGGCGTCCGCGCGATCTCCGGGAACCTCGGCCTGGTCAGGGCGCTGCACTTCCCGCGCGCCGCACTGCCGATCTCGTTCTCGCTGCAGCAGCTCCAGCAACTGCTCTTCTCGATGATCGTGCTGTTCGTCGTGGCGGTCGGATTCGGCAGCTACCCGGGCCTGTCCTGGCTCCTGATCCTCCCGGTGCTCGCCCTGCAGTTCCTCTTCAACACCGGCCTCGCGATGATCGTGGCCCGGATGGGCGCCAAGACCCCGGACCTCGCGCAGCTCATGCCGTTCGTGATGCGTACGTGGATGTACGCGTCCGGCGTGATGTTCTCGATCCCCGTGATGCTGGAGAAGCACCCCGCCTGGATCGCCGACATCCTCCAGTGGAACCCGGCCGCCATCTACATGGACCTGATGCGCTTCGCGCTGATCGACGGCTACGGTTCCGAGAACCTGCCCCCGCACGTGTGGGCGGTCTCGGCCGGCTGGGCCCTCCTCGTCGCCGTCGGCGGATTCGTGTACTTCTGGAAGGCTGAGGAGCGCTACGGCCGTGGCTGA
- a CDS encoding glycosyltransferase family 2 protein, which produces MSTSMKVGAVIITMGNRPDELRALLDSVAKQDGDPVEVVVVGNGSPVPDVPAGVRTVELAENLGIPGGRNVGIEAFGPGGTDVDVLLFLDDDGLLANHDTAELCRQAFGADPELGIISFRIADPETGVTQRRHVPRLRASDPMRNSRVTTFLGGANAVRTKVLGQVGGLPDEFFYAHEETDLAWRALDAGWMIDYRSDMVLYHPTTAPSRHAIYHRMVARNRVWLARRNLPAPLVPVYLGVWMLLTLARRPSRPALRAWFGGFKEGWTSPCGPRRPMKWRTVWRLTRLGRPPVI; this is translated from the coding sequence GTGAGCACGTCCATGAAGGTCGGCGCGGTGATCATCACCATGGGCAACCGCCCCGACGAGCTCCGTGCCCTCCTCGACTCGGTCGCCAAGCAGGACGGCGACCCGGTCGAGGTGGTCGTGGTCGGCAACGGCTCGCCCGTCCCGGACGTCCCCGCGGGCGTACGGACGGTCGAGCTGGCCGAGAACCTCGGCATCCCCGGCGGCCGCAACGTCGGCATCGAGGCGTTCGGCCCCGGCGGCACCGACGTGGACGTCCTTCTCTTCCTGGACGACGACGGCCTCCTCGCCAACCACGACACCGCGGAGCTCTGCCGGCAGGCCTTCGGGGCCGACCCGGAGCTCGGCATCATCAGCTTCCGGATCGCCGACCCCGAGACCGGGGTCACCCAGCGCCGCCACGTGCCCCGGCTGCGCGCCTCCGACCCGATGCGCAACTCGCGCGTCACCACCTTCCTCGGCGGCGCCAACGCCGTCCGCACGAAGGTGCTCGGCCAGGTCGGCGGACTGCCCGACGAGTTCTTCTACGCCCACGAGGAGACCGACCTCGCCTGGCGTGCCCTCGACGCGGGCTGGATGATCGACTACCGCTCGGACATGGTGCTGTACCACCCCACGACCGCCCCTTCGCGGCACGCGATCTACCACCGGATGGTCGCCCGCAACCGTGTCTGGCTGGCCCGTCGCAATCTGCCCGCGCCGCTGGTTCCCGTGTATCTCGGCGTGTGGATGCTGCTGACCCTCGCCCGCCGCCCCTCCCGCCCCGCGCTGAGAGCCTGGTTCGGTGGTTTCAAGGAGGGCTGGACCAGTCCGTGTGGCCCCCGGCGCCCCATGAAGTGGCGTACGGTATGGCGCCTGACCAGACTGGGCCGGCCGCCCGTCATCTGA
- a CDS encoding CDP-alcohol phosphatidyltransferase family protein, with the protein MQKPSVAELRPVVHPPGVKDRRSGEHWGGRLYMREISLRIDRHLVNTRVTPNQLTYVMTVFGVLAAPALLVPGIPGALLGVLMVQLYLLFDCVDGEIARWRKQYSMTGVYVDRVAAYLCDAAVLVGFGLRAADLWGPGRIDWLWAFLGTLAALGAILIKSETDLVGVARHQTGKEPVQESASEPRSSGMALARRAAGALKFHRLVLGIEASLLILVLAVLDTVRDDLFFSRLGVAVLAGIALLQTLLHLVSILASSRLK; encoded by the coding sequence ATGCAAAAGCCATCGGTAGCTGAGCTCCGCCCGGTCGTTCACCCCCCGGGTGTGAAGGACCGGCGGAGCGGCGAGCACTGGGGAGGCCGGCTCTACATGCGCGAGATCTCGCTGCGCATCGACCGGCACCTGGTGAACACCCGGGTCACGCCCAACCAGCTGACCTACGTGATGACCGTCTTCGGCGTGCTCGCCGCCCCGGCCCTGCTGGTGCCGGGCATCCCGGGCGCCCTGCTCGGCGTACTGATGGTCCAGCTGTACCTGCTGTTCGACTGCGTCGACGGCGAGATCGCCCGCTGGCGCAAGCAGTACTCGATGACCGGGGTGTACGTCGACCGCGTCGCCGCCTACCTGTGCGACGCCGCGGTCCTGGTCGGCTTCGGCCTGCGCGCCGCGGACCTGTGGGGCCCCGGGCGGATCGACTGGCTGTGGGCCTTCCTCGGCACGCTGGCCGCCCTCGGCGCCATCCTGATCAAGTCCGAGACCGACCTCGTCGGTGTCGCGCGGCACCAGACCGGCAAGGAGCCGGTCCAGGAGTCGGCGTCCGAGCCGCGCTCCTCCGGCATGGCGCTGGCCCGCCGGGCCGCCGGCGCGCTCAAGTTCCACCGGCTGGTCCTGGGCATCGAGGCCTCCCTGCTGATCCTGGTCCTCGCGGTCCTGGACACGGTCCGGGACGACCTGTTCTTCTCACGGCTCGGCGTCGCGGTCCTGGCCGGCATCGCGCTGCTGCAGACCCTGCTGCACCTGGTGTCCATCCTGGCTTCGAGCAGGCTGAAGTGA